The Streptococcus marmotae genome contains the following window.
TCTCTTTGTCTTACGGAGTTTCATCCAAGGACTTGGCAGAGGCTTTGTCCCAACTCTAGCAGGTATCATGGAATTAGTCATGCGGGCCGGTGTTGCCATTGCCGGACTGATCTATTTCGGCTTTTATGGTGTTGCTGCAGCCAATCCTGCTGCTTGGATCGGAAGCGTTCTGGTCTTGGTCCCAAGTAGTATTATATTGACAAGAAAACTAGGCCAAGGGCAAATCGAATAATCCTACTCTACGAAAATCAACATCTGACTAGGCAACGAAACTGCAGGGGTATCGGAGGTTATGCTGAAGGAGTCTGTTCCCCCCTCTTATTTCCAACCTTCAACAGTCCGGTGGACTAGTGTTAGCCGAGGATTATAACATAATCCTTATTTCCAACCTTCAACAGTCCACCGGACTAGTGTTAGCCAAGGATTATGTTATAATCCTTATTTCCAACCTTCAACAGTCCACCGGACTGTTGAAGCAAGGTGAGTGAACGAGAGCAGATTTTGATTTTTAACGAGTATTAGCACAAAACAAAACCAGCTAGATTCTTGCTAGCTGGTTTTCATCTGTTATGAATGAGGGTCATCTAGGCTTCTGCCATGCAGTCCTTTTTCGCGTTGGACTTGTTTGAGTTTCTCTGGAGTTATATCGTTGCCCGCTTCATCGACAATTTTGATCCCTTCGACATGGGCCCGAACACTACGGCGATAGCCTTCGATATACTCTTCTCGGAGGGCTGCTTGTTCTTTTAATTCCTCTTCTGTCAAGCCTGTTTCTTTTTTCTTTCTGGCCAATTCATTGATACGATCAATTTTTGCTTGTTCCATTTTTTCTCCTACTTGGTATTGATTTGGTTAAATTGTGCAACTTTCTGTGCTTTATGAGTGAGGGTTGCAAGCAAGGCCAAGCGATTGTTCTTCACAGCTTCATCATCTACCATGACCATGGTATTGTCAAAGAAAGCGTCAATCAGAGGCTGAAGTCCAAAGAATTGTTGGATATTTCCTGCCAAATCTTGGGTGAAGGTAAGTCCTGCCACTGCATCTGCTAGGGCTGTTTCTGCTTCATTTTCAAAGAGACTGCTATCTACTGCAACAGCTGCCGCTGCTTTTTCTGCCAAATTAAAGACACGAGAAAGACTTTCAACGGCTGATTTGAAAGTAGCTGTTTTCGCCTGTTCTGCCAAGATACGAGCTGTTTCAACCATATCGCTGACCACAAAGTTTGTGCTATTTAAGACTGCTGTCACAATATCTTTCGGAACGCTCTTATCGATCATTTTCTCTACACGAGCACGGAAGAATTCAAGAACCTCTGCCTGATGTTCATAAGTAAGGCTATCATGCTCTAGGGCATAAAGTTTTTCAACCAATTCATCGATTGCAATCGTCCAGCCAAAGGCTTCCAAAATCCGCACCACACCTTGGGTTGCACGACGAAGGGCATAGGGGTCGTTTGAACCACTTGGAATAAGACCAACTGAGAAGAAAGACAAGATTGTATCCAGTTTATCAGCAAGCGCTAATACCGCACCGACCTTGGTTTCAGGAAGAGCACCTTCTGCACTATTTGGCAAATAATGTTCCCGAATAGCGGCTGCAACGGCTGGGGTTTCGCCTGCAAGAAGTGCGTATTTCTCCCCCATAATCCCTTGCAATTCGTCAAATTCGCCAACCATGCCTGTCAATAGGTCAAATTTATAGATAGTAGCTGCACGCGCGAGATCTGTTTTTTCTTCCTCAGAAAGCCCAGCTTGACTAGCCAAAAGGTTACTAATGGCAGCTGTACGTGCCATGTGTTCATATAATGAGCCAATTTTTTCATGGAAGGTCACGGCTTTTAAGCGTTCCACAAGGTCCGCAATCTGTAACTTCTGGTCTTCCCGCCAGAAGAATTCACCGTCTTCCAAACGTGCTACCAAGACTTTCTCATTTCCCTTAATGACATTGGCCAGAAATTCCGCATTTCCGTTACGGACAGAGATAAAGTTCGGCAAGAGTTTACCGTCCTTGTCTCGGACAACAAAGTAGCGTTGGTGATTTTTCATGGAAGTAACCAAGACTTCCTCTGGAACAGCAAGATACTTAGCATCAAAAGCTCCCATAAAAGCAGTTGGGTATTCGACCAAGTTCAAGACTTCATTCAGTAACTCTTGATCAATTTCAACGACTACGTTTTGTGCCGTTTCAATCGCCTTGATTTGCTCTACAATCATTCTCTCACGCTCTGCGCTGTCTGTAATCACAAATTCCTTACGCAAGTCGTCTTCATAACTATCTGCTGTCGCAATTTCCGTTTCCTGTCCGAGGAAGCGATGACCACGGCTGACACGACCTGATGGAATATCAAGGAAATTCATCTCAAGTGCTTCATCATCCAAGAGAGCTGTCAAGGTATGAACCGGACGGATATAGTCAAATGTATTTGAAGCCCAGTGCATGCTGACTGGGAAAGTCATCGAAGCAAGAACGTCTGGAATGCCTGCTAAAACTTCCTTAGCTGTCTTTCCTGTCTCATGCTTGGTCACATAGACATACTCTTCTCCCTTGATTTCACGGAAAGTAATATCAGCTGTTGTCAACCCTTTACCACGGACGAA
Protein-coding sequences here:
- a CDS encoding DUF896 family protein — translated: MEQAKIDRINELARKKKETGLTEEELKEQAALREEYIEGYRRSVRAHVEGIKIVDEAGNDITPEKLKQVQREKGLHGRSLDDPHS
- the glyS gene encoding glycine--tRNA ligase subunit beta encodes the protein MTKNLLVELGLEEIPAYIVTPAMVQLKDRMAQFLTDNRLAFEEIQMFSTPRRLAVRVRGLADQQEDLTEDFKGPSKKIALDADGHFTKAAEGFVRGKGLTTADITFREIKGEEYVYVTKHETGKTAKEVLAGIPDVLASMTFPVSMHWASNTFDYIRPVHTLTALLDDEALEMNFLDIPSGRVSRGHRFLGQETEIATADSYEDDLRKEFVITDSAERERMIVEQIKAIETAQNVVVEIDQELLNEVLNLVEYPTAFMGAFDAKYLAVPEEVLVTSMKNHQRYFVVRDKDGKLLPNFISVRNGNAEFLANVIKGNEKVLVARLEDGEFFWREDQKLQIADLVERLKAVTFHEKIGSLYEHMARTAAISNLLASQAGLSEEEKTDLARAATIYKFDLLTGMVGEFDELQGIMGEKYALLAGETPAVAAAIREHYLPNSAEGALPETKVGAVLALADKLDTILSFFSVGLIPSGSNDPYALRRATQGVVRILEAFGWTIAIDELVEKLYALEHDSLTYEHQAEVLEFFRARVEKMIDKSVPKDIVTAVLNSTNFVVSDMVETARILAEQAKTATFKSAVESLSRVFNLAEKAAAAVAVDSSLFENEAETALADAVAGLTFTQDLAGNIQQFFGLQPLIDAFFDNTMVMVDDEAVKNNRLALLATLTHKAQKVAQFNQINTK